The genome window CCGGGGCGTCCTATTGGTGCTCGCTGCGAGCCTCTTGCCGCTGGTCACTTGCTCGGGCATGGCGTACGCCGATCATTTGTCTCCCAAGCATGATCCCTGGGCGCAACCCTGGGAGCTGGAACGGTTGGCGTTGCTGGAGGTTCCCGAGGGGATGGTTCCTGTGCCGGGAGGACCGTTCTTGATGGGCAGCGATCCCAAGGTGGATCGCGCAGCCGGTCCTCAGGAGCAGCCGCAGCGGCCCGTCTCCCTCGATGCCTTCGAGATCGACCGGTATGAAGTCACCAACGTGCATTACCTTCGATTCGTGTTGGCGACAGGGGCAGCCTGGCCGGAGTTTTGGATGCAGGATCCCTTTCTCGAAAAGATGGCTTCGCATCCGGTGATCGGGGTGAGTTGGGGCGAGGCCACGGCCTATTGTCGGTGGGTGGGGAAACGTCTGCCGACCGAAGCCGAATGGGAAAAGGCCGCGCGCGGTGAGGACGGTCGCATGTTTCCATGGGGGAACGAACCGGCCGGGTGGCTGAAAAGTAATATCGCGCATTCGGGATCGAAACGCGGATTTAAGTATCCGCCGCTGGCCAATGTGAACCGGTATGACAAGGGTGTCAGCCCCTACGGTGTCCATCAAATGGCCGGTAACGTAAGTGAGTGGGTGTCGGATTGGTTCGACCCCGAGTACTACCGGAGCAGCCTGCCGGACAATCCGACGGGGCCGGCGACCGGCGAACTCAAAGTGTTCCGTGGCGGCTCCTGGAACGAAGATCCGGAGGTCGCGCGATCCGCCGGGAGGAATGGCGGCACGCCGGACCGCAGAAGTTATTTGACGGGATTGCGATGTGCGAAATCAACAGTGGGCAAGGGGCTAGAGGCGAAAGGCGAGGGGGGTGAGTCTGTCTCCCCCTCGCCTATTGCCTCGCGCCGCTAGCCTGGGCAACAAAGGAGGCCGGATGATGAATGTGGCGGGAATGGAAAGGTTGGTGACGGTCAATCGGGTGGTGAATGCGATCATCGCCACGGCAGTGGCCCTGGTGATTGCGAACGTCGCTTGGGGGCTCGATACGCAGGACGTGACGATGGAGTGGACCGGGGTGGGTAAACAGCTTGCGGCAGAACGGGTGGCCACATGGAAAGCCAAGAACGACATGGTCCTCGTGCCGGCCGGTGAGTTTATCATGGGCAGCGATAAGAAGACGGACCGGCTCGCCTATCGCGGCGAGATCCCGCAGCGGCGCGTCTATCTGGATGCGTTCGAGATCGGCAAGTACGAAGTGACGGCGCTGGAGTATCTCAAGTTCGTGCTCGCCACGAACCGCCCGCCACAAGTGGATTGGCGGTATGAGGGTGGAAATTTCCAGGAAGCGATGGCGCACCATCCGATCATGCACGTCTCCTGGTATGACGCCGATGCCTTCTGTAAGTGGGAAGGAAAGCGGCTGCCGACCGAAGCGGAATGGGAGAAAGCGGCGCGGGGAGTGGACGG of Nitrospirota bacterium contains these proteins:
- a CDS encoding formylglycine-generating enzyme family protein, yielding MRGWGDICEKWGRGVLLVLAASLLPLVTCSGMAYADHLSPKHDPWAQPWELERLALLEVPEGMVPVPGGPFLMGSDPKVDRAAGPQEQPQRPVSLDAFEIDRYEVTNVHYLRFVLATGAAWPEFWMQDPFLEKMASHPVIGVSWGEATAYCRWVGKRLPTEAEWEKAARGEDGRMFPWGNEPAGWLKSNIAHSGSKRGFKYPPLANVNRYDKGVSPYGVHQMAGNVSEWVSDWFDPEYYRSSLPDNPTGPATGELKVFRGGSWNEDPEVARSAGRNGGTPDRRSYLTGLRCAKSTVGKGLEAKGEGGESVSPSPIASRR
- a CDS encoding SUMF1/EgtB/PvdO family nonheme iron enzyme, with the translated sequence MMNVAGMERLVTVNRVVNAIIATAVALVIANVAWGLDTQDVTMEWTGVGKQLAAERVATWKAKNDMVLVPAGEFIMGSDKKTDRLAYRGEIPQRRVYLDAFEIGKYEVTALEYLKFVLATNRPPQVDWRYEGGNFQEAMAHHPIMHVSWYDADAFCKWEGKRLPTEAEWEKAARGVDGRLFPWGKEYAGPSRANFGRTGLSGPVRDRPERLLLYPPIISVDKYENAVSPFGLYQTIGNVSEWVSDWYDQDYYATAPDRNPKGPEVGTQKAFRGGGWMDSTTTMRVAMRNGTDPNTKINWMGFRCAKDAHETAGAKVSQLVP